tggggggagggggttgaGGCCTGATATCTTAACATAAGCAAGATGTCCAAAGCAGGTGTCACTGGATGAAAGAATCCAGGTGAAAATGAGATTAAATGTTGATGGCTATTCTACCCAAGCAGTAGGTTGGTAGCTTGTAAATTGCTTTAACATTTAACATAAGAAAAAGATGTGGGTAGAAAGTGGTAACTATTTGGAAGTAAAACAAGGTGCATCTTGCAcctgtgaagaaaaaagcagaaggcCTGCAAGAGGAGGTACTTGCTGAATTATTAGAGTGATAATAGCAAagaggagatggaaaataaGCAGGATTGGAGGAGCACAATTCTTTTGGGGACTGACCATTCcaatagcaaagaaataaagggaaatggTAATGTAGAACAACTGAccttgagatttttcttctgaattctgTATTGGGATACGAACAGTGCATCACATGCAGGCCATTTTTAACTTCTGCCCCTTCATAGTTTTACTGTGCTATACAATTTCTTGTGAAATAATGTGGTGGGATGGAAACGGACAGCTTCACTCTTACAAGCTCAAAAGAATAATTGCAGTGATAAGAATTGGTTTTCCTTTAGTGTGTGAGAGCTTAACATAACTTTGTAATGATTGAAAATGAAATCCCTCTTCAAAAATTGgctttaatacattttaaaggtGGGTAACTTTTGAACTTCCATTTGAACTTGTTGCATTTGCAACTTTTGTACTTGAACTTGTTTTTCAGCTAATTTTGAGTTGGAagactaatttatttttattaaattaatgacCTGAATCATACTTTTATCTAGTATTAGCTAGTGAGAAAATAGAGGTAGCTTGGAAAGGCTGTACTAGGTACAATGCTTGTGTGCTTTCAATTGCTTTGacttattattttatgaagaattTGACAAATTGCTGTTGCTCAGACTTCATGATTTTACTGGCAAGGAGTCATTGAACTAAATTTTaacatgcaaaatgaaacaacacaAGGAGCTTCAATAATGTTAGCATGTTAAGATAAAATTCACTTCAggattcaaaaataaatgtactgcCATGTGAAGCTAtctatatttgtaaataaactTGTTCTTTCTATCACTGGAGAACAAAATATGTGCATAAAATATACCATTACTGGAGCTGCCAAAgatctttttaaagaattgttCAGGGCTTTTTTGTTCAAATGCTCTCTTAGTAGTTTTAAAGTAATGAcggaattttctttttctttttttttttttttttttttttatggagtAGCGAGTTTGATAAATACCTATACCAATTTTTAATGGCTTTCCCCCCAATGGTATCAAttacatagctttttttttttttctttttccataataGATACTCCTCTCAAGTATTTTAAGTGTGTACGATTAATGAGATAATACCTGGAATTTACAGTCATATCAAACCTGCAGGACTTTAGGTGCCATTTCTTACAGAGTACTGGACAAGATTTTTGTCAGAATTACTACTGTGAATTGATCAATGACCTTAAGACTTTTCTTCGTAATTTTGTATGCGGGACATGATGATCAAAAAGGTTAGTGATGTACTCAGGACCACTGTGGTACTGagagtttgattaaaaaaatttGTTGGTATCAGTACCTTACCTTTAGTACAAGAGCATAGAGATATTCAGCAACTTTCTGTGCACCAACTTTTGTTTACCTGGCCCCTGCCCTactattttctctgaattttcatGCTACTTGATGTCCCATGGAATTTCAGTAATTACTTTAGTCTTCCAAATTTTCTGCCCATTTTCAAAACAGGAGATCTATTAGTACttgtcctttaaaatatttttagctcaGGACTTGCTTCTTTCAGTTTAGAGTTCTTTGGAGTTCTTTCACACAACACATAAGAAATAACTTTTACAATTTCTTTACCCAAGTCAATGTTAGTATAAAAAAGCTGTATGGAGTGTAGGGTAGTATGAAGCAACTTATAATTTTGGGACagtctttctctgctttgttcctTGACTTGATTATATCTAATCTGAGTAATCTTTTTCAATTATTCTAACTGCTCCCTCCCATATCTGGGGATATCATCATGGGAACTGTTCAAAAActatttcagtgtttgctgctttaaagaaatgaaatgctattttattttactttcctttgCATCCACAGTAAtgctaaatatatttaaaaaaatgaatgtaatatGAACAGTTaatgctaaagaaaaattaGTTTTCCTGTTGGTTTAATGGTCTCAGAATAAAGAACCAAATGCAGTTCAAATTCCGGGTTGTAACTGATAGTGTCTGTCTAAATTGGCCCATGGACCAATTCTACTGGTTCTGctgatttattaattttgtttagatATTTTAAGAGAGGTTGACAGTGGTAGAATTAAAGATTATTAAATCTGTATCTCTTTAAACACTCCCCTTCCTCCCAACTCTAGGTGCTTTTGAACAGCGTTATCAGTTGacaatgttttgtgttttagatttcaaaaataaaaagctagtAAAGCCAGTTGTGTAtgattaaaactgttttaaagttTTAGAAACTCTTAGGTAGAATTTTGCGGAAAGACACTTCAGAAGTGTGTCTTTATCTATTCTGCTGCTTTGGCTCATGTGcttcctgcatttcagtttgGATTTTTATAGACAAAGATATTTTGGATGACATTTTGCCTCTTAAGTGAACTCATGCTTCCGATGTGAGGCATTTGTGGCTGAAGCTACTCAATTCTTCTGTAATGTCTTGTGTTTGACTTGTGTTTGCCTTGTGTTTGGCCATTGATGGGCTTTGTCATCTTCATTTTCCTATGTAAGGTGTCTCATGTTAGTATAAACTGTGATTTTATAGTTACtccatttttacatttaatctctctatctctttttattatttcatccTCTCCCCCTTTGAATATGTCACTGGATTTTGCAAGTCCCTGTGACAGATAAACTGGGGATGTAATGTCCGGTACTTAAGTGAGGGGACTATTTATAGTTGGTATTTGCACAAAGTCTTTATTTGCACAAGGGACACTGAAGGAAACTAAAGGCATGTGCGTAGGATGTGGCTTTTAGAACACATATAGAGCCGTGCAGATAagtctgcttaaaaaaaaatgtcctaacGTGAAGCTTAACAAAGTACCTGGATCAAGACTGAGATACAgtgtaataaaattattattacgAAATACATGAGTATGTAAATTATATATGTAACGTAAATGTAATACACAGCTATTTAGTACTGTGTTGTGAAGTTCTTATCTCCAGGATTTCCTTTGCTTCCCTGGGCTTTCTGGAGGGGTTTGCCTGGCTGGCATGCCCCGGGTATCATGCCAGGGGCTCACGCCTTGCCTTCCAGACCTTGCTGTTCTACATCTCACAGGACTTTTCTTACATGAGGAGCAATTTTGCTCTCGAGACGGAGATGGaacaatataaatattgtttgtttgtttaatagaatgttttgttttttggctgGGATTTACAGATAAGGCAATAGTACAGTTACAAGTAGGTATGCTTTATTGTAATAGCTATAACTAACTATCTTTGACAAAACTCTTTAGACCTCTGTTATATGAAATCAGtagctttataaaaaaaaataaggcaacaGTTACAAACTAAGATAGTTCTTGGTTTTCTAGAAACAAATTGTTGAGATTTCCTTTCCAACAATGCTTCTGAAGCACAGATAAAATGACTTCCTGTCTGACAGTTTCCTGTATCCATGGCAACCTCAATTTAACCACTTCTTTCTTAGTTTCCTGAGTGAGCAGTTACAAATCCAGGGGAAAAACGTGAGAGTTGTAGCACACGACAATAGTGCTTTTACTAACGTTTCACAGATGAGTATAGTCAGTCAACTGGTAACAGCCTaacaaactgcaaaacaagtaaataaCGGAAATAATGAACTTCAGATTTGGGGTAAGGAATTGCTTTTGGATATTTTGAATTTAGCACAActttataaaagcaaattaaaattaaaaatgatccGCAAATGAAAGGAACAGTGTTTTAGTTGGCACTTTTACTTGATTGCTATTGAAAAAGTTCCTGGTCATTtttaactgttaaaaataaataataagctGTATCTTGAATCTACTAGAATCCATCATTTTGGCAGTTTTTATGCTGCAACCGGTTACGTATTTTCCAGCTATTTTGACAGTATGTTTGTTTCACTGTTCATttactttgaaatatgtttCCATGTAATTCAAAATCATGATACTTAAAcgttttattttgaaattgattATTTGGCATCACGAGGAGAATATATGAAATAACAATCTCGAAAGTAAtgcctgtattttttaaagaatatacaAATAGAATCCAGAATTTCAAATGAataatattcataattttttttatctctACTAGCGAAGTCAGAGATGAGTGAGAAGGACAAAGACAGGGATATGTGTGGACTACAAAGTTTTCCACCCTGCACAGGAGCATTACCGTATCTCCTTaatggttttcttttgctgctccTCCAGAAGGAGGTACTTGGCTGTCCAGCTGTTTGCCAGCTCTGCACAGGGAGGCAAGTTACCTGTCGTAACTTGGGTCTTTCAAGCATCCCCCGGAACTTCCCCAGAACTGCAATTCTTGTATACCTCAGTGGGAATAATATATCACATGTCATTCCAAATGAATTAACAGGTCTTCAGAAGCTTGCTGCACTTTACATGGATAATTCCAGTATTTCATATGTACACCCAAAAGCTTTTGTGGAACTCCCTAATCTGTGCTACCTGCATCTAGATAACAATAATATTAAACGCCTGGATCCAGGAATCTTTGAAGGTCTTTCCAATCTTCGTTATTTATACCTTCAGAATAATCAAATAGCTTTTGTTTCCAGAGGATTATTTAGTGATCTCCTTTCTGTTAGATATTTAACACTTCAAAGAAACCGCCTCAGTGTCCTTGGAAGTGGAACTTTCTTGGGAATGATAAGTCTTCAAACGCTTAATCTAGCCAATAATAAGATTTCACGGATATCAGATTCAGCATTTTATCATCTTGAAAACCTTATATATTTGTTCCTTGAAGGTAACAATTTAACACTTGTGCCATCAAAAGCCATTGGAAGGCTCAAAAACCTTGAAATACTTTCTTTGTCTCACAATCCTATTAGGTCAATACACCGTTTTGCATTTAAAGGACTTAACAAGCTTAGGTATTTGTCTTTAAAGAGTGTAAAGCTAAAAGAGatttctgcaaatgttttttttggaTTAAATAATCTTAGTCAGTTGGTCTTAAGTTATAatgatttagaaaatataaattctaGCACTTTTACTTTATTGAACAAATTAAAGTATCTGCAGttagacagaaataaaataaccagTATTGGCGATGGTACCTTTGAAAAAATGGGACAATCACTTAAAATACTCAGTTTAGCATTTAATAATATTACAGAGTTGCAACCTGAAGTGCTCAAGCCCCTAGTGTCTTTAACTCATCTACAGGTAAACTACAACCCTTGGAACTGTAGCTGCAAAATGCTTGGGTTGCTGAATTGGCTGGCATCATCTcctatttctgttaaaattcaTTGTCAAAATCCCCTCAGTATGCGTGGCAGACATTTGCGTTACATAAGGTGGACTCAGTTTGCAAACTGCAGTAGCCCCACTGCCAGCCCAGAAGCAGCCTGGAATCTAGGATCTACAGAAATCCATCACAGCCCTACCACTTTGCTGATGGCATGGCATAAGGTACACAGGCAGAACACGTTGGAACAGTTTGTTAATGTGGATACAAAATACGGTACTTCCTGGGAAGGAGCTACAGCTACATCTGCTAACCCTTTGCCTTatgaagaaaatgctgctgaaattcCATCACAGGCAACTACATTATCAATGTTACCAGTAAAAATACCAGCACGGATTATACCTGTTAACAGAACTGTAGAAGGAAAAGGTTTATTTCCAACAGACGCTGCTCCTGTATCATTAGAAACATCTGTACTTTGTACACAACAGGTTGAAAAGCTGAATCAGGCTTTTGACATTTTGCTAGCCTTTTTCATTCTGGCTTGTGCTGTGATCCTGTTCCTAACCTATAAAATTGTTTGGTTTAGACAGAAACTAAAAGTGCTGGAAAACTCAGGGGAAAAGAGAATAGAATATTACGGTTTTTATCAGCCTGGCAGGTACAACATAACTAACCCAGTGCAGTCTTTAACTGAGAATTCAGTGGGACATCCAGAACTGGACCAAATTAGGTTGCTCAAGCGAACAGCATCAGAAAGTCAGGCACAGGTCATACTGTTTGAACATTCATCATTGTAATTAACCtcatttgatttgattttttggTGATCTGAAATGCCAATAAGTCAAGAACtcaattttctaaaaaaaaaaaaaaaaaaaaaagtcactgatgAAAATCAGCTGGTTGATAGAACAGTAGCAAATTGTGTAATTTGGGTTCTACATCATAATTTGCTTCCTgaatgttctgattttttttttattagatgtCATTTAAATCTGACATGGATAGGTATATTATCATCTTTCCTTGTTGTAAGATTATTTCTATGATTAATTATGTATGCAGTAAAAAGtatgttgatttattttgcagtacTTACTGGTATTAAGTTTCT
The genomic region above belongs to Oxyura jamaicensis isolate SHBP4307 breed ruddy duck chromosome Z, BPBGC_Ojam_1.0, whole genome shotgun sequence and contains:
- the LRRC70 gene encoding leucine-rich repeat-containing protein 70; amino-acid sequence: MSEKDKDRDMCGLQSFPPCTGALPYLLNGFLLLLLQKEVLGCPAVCQLCTGRQVTCRNLGLSSIPRNFPRTAILVYLSGNNISHVIPNELTGLQKLAALYMDNSSISYVHPKAFVELPNLCYLHLDNNNIKRLDPGIFEGLSNLRYLYLQNNQIAFVSRGLFSDLLSVRYLTLQRNRLSVLGSGTFLGMISLQTLNLANNKISRISDSAFYHLENLIYLFLEGNNLTLVPSKAIGRLKNLEILSLSHNPIRSIHRFAFKGLNKLRYLSLKSVKLKEISANVFFGLNNLSQLVLSYNDLENINSSTFTLLNKLKYLQLDRNKITSIGDGTFEKMGQSLKILSLAFNNITELQPEVLKPLVSLTHLQVNYNPWNCSCKMLGLLNWLASSPISVKIHCQNPLSMRGRHLRYIRWTQFANCSSPTASPEAAWNLGSTEIHHSPTTLLMAWHKVHRQNTLEQFVNVDTKYGTSWEGATATSANPLPYEENAAEIPSQATTLSMLPVKIPARIIPVNRTVEGKGLFPTDAAPVSLETSVLCTQQVEKLNQAFDILLAFFILACAVILFLTYKIVWFRQKLKVLENSGEKRIEYYGFYQPGRYNITNPVQSLTENSVGHPELDQIRLLKRTASESQAQVILFEHSSL